One segment of Theobroma cacao cultivar B97-61/B2 chromosome 9, Criollo_cocoa_genome_V2, whole genome shotgun sequence DNA contains the following:
- the LOC18589407 gene encoding proline-rich protein PRCC has product MESLLANYASSDEEEEQQHRQPPPPPSHVSSLPQPKSSSLFSSLPHPKQTSQAPNIPIDHANQREDVEIPKPSVPHPKTPSNLFSSLPQPKSQAPQQQQPTNVKRIVQFKPPIIPTNHDDDDDEDDDDEKKERRRRRESETLAQGPSVKSFLSSIPAPRNSTTLGVAPTSGSGRRSIIETQVPTSTSAVFEDKNEASINQNVPNYSNYESGIGSNAGNSGNYQSSVSHNAGNYGNYESVVDQNVGHYATYADYGSYQSSSGPNIGSIGGVTSYGTCGDFHGQYENTWVDGSAATTLPEITGMAEIGVKVKGKRGRNELPTEIVEVRQDELMKNRPREDQVKMTGIAFGPSYQPAATKGKPSKLHKRKHQIGSLYFDMKQKEMELQERRSRGLLTKAETQAKYGW; this is encoded by the exons ATGGAGTCTTTGCTAGCCAACTATGCTTCCTCCGACGAAGAGGAAGAGCAACAACACCGACaacctcctcctcctccttctCACGTTTCCTCTCTCCCTCAACCCAAATCATCTTcccttttctcttctcttccgCACCCAAAACAAACCTCCCAAGCCCCCAACATCCCAATCGACCATGCTAACCAAAGAGAAGATGTCGAAATTCCAAAACCCTCTGTTCCTCATCCCAAAACCCCATCCAaccttttctcttctcttcctcAACCCAAATCTCAAGCCCCACAGCAACAACAACCAACCAATGTCAAAAGAATTGTCCAATTCAAGCCTCCCATAATCCCCACCAATCACGATGATGACGATGATGAGGATGACGATGacgaaaagaaagaaagacgAAGGCGCAGAGAATCCGAAACCCTGGCTCAAGGTCCTTCAGTAAAATCCTTTCTATCAAGCATTCCAGCGCCCAGGAACTCGACTACGTTGGGTGTTGCTCCCACTTCAGGTTCAGGGAGAAGATCCATTATCGAAACCCAAGTGCCCACATCGACTTCAGCCGTTTTTGAAGACAAAAATGAGGCAagtattaatcaaaatgtacCCAATTATTCGAATTATGAATCGGGTATTGGTTCAAATGCTGGAAACTCTGGGAATTATCAATCGAGTGTTAGTCATAATGCTGGCAACTATGGAAACTATGAATCAGTTGTTGACCAAAATGTTGGCCATTATGCAACTTATGCTGATTATGGTAGCTATCAATCGAGTAGTGGTCCAAATATTGGGAGCATTGGTGGGGTTACTAGTTATGGGACTTGCGGGGATTTCCATGGACAATATGAGAATACTTGGGTTGATGGGTCAGCTGCGACTACGTTGCCAGAGATCACAGGGATGGCTGAAATTGGGGTTAAAGTTAAAGGAAAGAGAGGGAGGAATGAGTTACCTACAGAGATTGTTGAGGTGAGGCAGGATGAGCTTATGAAAAATCGGCCGAGGGAAGACCAGGTCAAGATGACTGGAATTGCTTTTGGCCCTTCTTACCAG CCGGCTGCGACAAAGGGGAAACCTTCAAAACTTCACAAGAGGAAGCATCAAATTGGTTCTCTGTACTTTGATATGAAGCAAAAGGAGATGGAGCTGCAGGAGAGGCGATCTAGAGGCTTGCTCACTAAAGCTGAAACACAAGCCAAGTATGGATGGTGA